A genomic stretch from Oleomonas cavernae includes:
- the fusA gene encoding elongation factor G, translating to MPRTTPLEKYRNIGIMAHIDAGKTTTTERILYYTGRSHKIGEVHDGAATMDWMEQEQERGITITSAATTCYWGENRINIIDTPGHVDFTIEVERSLRVLDGAVAVFDSVAGVEPQSETVWRQADKYGVPRICFVNKMDRTGANFYRCVDMIIDRLGAKPLVLSIPVGSEAEYAGIVDIVKMKAIIWRDESLGAKFDIVDIPADLVEKANEYRAALVDTAVEQDDAAMEAYLEGTEPDEATLKACIRKGTISGVFVPVINGSAFKNKGVQPLLDAVVDFLPSPLEVPAIKGIDVKTGEETERHSSDEEPTAVLAFKIMDDPFVGTITFCRIYSGKLEAGMNLSNSTKDKRERVGRMLLMHANSREDVKEAFAGDIVALAGLKDTRTGDTLCDPVKAVILEKMEFPEPVIELSIEPKSKADQEKLGIALSKLAAEDPSFRVSTDSESGQTILKGMGELHLEIKVDILRRTYKVDAAVGAPQVAYRETITKRAEVDYTHKKQTGGTGQFARVKLVFEPLPPGGGRVFESSVVGGSVPREFVPGVEKGIASVSDNGVIAGFPMIDFKATLIDGAYHDVDSSVLAFEIASRAAFKEGMEKAGPKLLEPIMRVECVTPEDYVGSVIGDLNSRRGQISGTETRGNATVINAMVPLANMFGYINTLRSMTQGRASYSMVFDHYEPVPQAVADEVRAKYA from the coding sequence ATGCCTCGCACAACCCCGCTCGAGAAATACCGCAATATCGGCATCATGGCCCATATTGACGCCGGTAAGACCACCACGACCGAGCGCATCCTCTACTACACCGGCCGTTCGCATAAGATCGGCGAAGTGCATGATGGCGCCGCCACCATGGACTGGATGGAGCAGGAGCAGGAACGCGGCATCACCATCACCTCGGCAGCGACCACCTGCTACTGGGGTGAAAACCGCATCAACATCATCGACACCCCCGGCCACGTCGACTTCACCATTGAAGTCGAGCGTTCGCTGCGCGTGCTCGACGGTGCCGTCGCGGTGTTCGACTCGGTTGCCGGCGTCGAGCCGCAGTCCGAGACGGTGTGGCGCCAGGCCGACAAGTATGGCGTGCCGCGCATCTGTTTCGTCAACAAGATGGACCGCACCGGCGCCAACTTCTATCGCTGCGTGGACATGATCATCGACCGCCTGGGCGCCAAGCCGCTGGTGCTGTCGATCCCGGTCGGCTCGGAAGCGGAATACGCCGGCATCGTCGACATCGTGAAGATGAAGGCGATCATCTGGCGCGACGAGAGCCTGGGCGCCAAGTTCGACATCGTCGACATCCCGGCCGACCTGGTCGAGAAGGCGAACGAGTATCGCGCTGCCCTGGTCGACACGGCCGTCGAGCAGGACGATGCCGCCATGGAAGCCTACCTCGAGGGCACCGAGCCCGACGAGGCGACGCTGAAGGCCTGCATCCGCAAGGGCACCATCTCGGGCGTGTTCGTGCCGGTCATCAACGGTTCGGCGTTCAAGAACAAGGGCGTGCAGCCCCTGCTCGACGCCGTCGTCGACTTCCTGCCGTCGCCGCTCGAAGTGCCGGCGATCAAGGGCATCGACGTCAAGACCGGCGAAGAGACCGAGCGTCATTCTTCGGACGAAGAGCCGACCGCCGTGCTCGCGTTCAAGATCATGGACGACCCGTTCGTCGGCACCATCACCTTCTGCCGCATCTATTCGGGCAAGCTCGAAGCCGGCATGAACCTCAGCAATTCGACCAAGGACAAGCGCGAGCGCGTCGGTCGCATGCTGCTGATGCATGCCAACAGCCGTGAAGACGTGAAGGAAGCCTTCGCGGGCGACATCGTCGCCCTGGCCGGCCTGAAGGACACCCGCACCGGCGACACGCTGTGCGATCCCGTCAAGGCCGTCATCCTCGAGAAGATGGAATTCCCCGAGCCCGTCATCGAGCTGTCGATCGAGCCCAAGTCCAAGGCCGACCAGGAGAAGCTGGGCATTGCCCTGTCGAAGCTGGCCGCCGAAGACCCCTCGTTCCGCGTCTCGACCGACAGCGAGTCGGGCCAGACCATCCTGAAGGGCATGGGCGAACTGCACCTGGAAATTAAGGTCGACATCCTGCGCCGCACCTACAAGGTCGACGCGGCGGTCGGCGCTCCCCAGGTGGCTTATCGCGAGACCATCACCAAGCGCGCCGAAGTCGATTACACCCACAAGAAGCAGACCGGTGGTACCGGTCAGTTCGCCCGCGTCAAGCTGGTGTTCGAGCCGCTTCCGCCGGGTGGTGGCCGTGTCTTCGAAAGCTCGGTCGTCGGTGGTTCGGTGCCGCGAGAATTCGTGCCCGGCGTCGAGAAGGGCATTGCCTCGGTCTCGGACAACGGCGTCATCGCCGGCTTCCCGATGATCGACTTCAAGGCCACCCTGATCGACGGCGCCTACCACGACGTCGACTCGTCGGTCCTGGCCTTCGAAATCGCGTCGCGTGCGGCGTTCAAGGAAGGCATGGAGAAGGCGGGGCCGAAGCTGCTCGAGCCGATCATGCGCGTCGAGTGCGTCACGCCTGAAGATTACGTGGGTTCGGTTATCGGCGACTTGAACAGCCGCCGTGGCCAAATCAGCGGCACCGAGACCCGTGGCAATGCCACGGTGATCAATGCGATGGTCCCGCTGGCCAACATGTTTGGGTACATCAACACCCTGCGGTCGATGACCCAGGGGCGTGCGTCGTACTCGATGGTTTTCGATCACTATGAGCCGGTGCCTCAGGCTGTCGCGGACGAAGTCCGCGCCAAGTACGCCTGA
- the rpsG gene encoding 30S ribosomal protein S7 — MSRRHSAEKREVLPDPKFGDIVVTKFMNSLMYDGKKSAAETIVYGAFDRVQSKTGQDPIRVFHDALSNVRPAIEVRSRRVGGATYQVPVEVRTERSQALAIRWLIASARKRSEHTMTERLSGELMDAVNNRGTAVKKREDTHRMAEANKAFSHYRW, encoded by the coding sequence ATGTCTCGCCGCCACAGTGCCGAGAAGCGCGAAGTCCTGCCGGATCCCAAGTTCGGCGACATCGTCGTGACGAAGTTCATGAACAGCCTGATGTACGACGGCAAGAAGTCCGCAGCCGAGACGATCGTCTATGGCGCCTTCGACCGTGTGCAGTCCAAGACCGGCCAGGATCCGATCCGCGTGTTCCACGACGCCCTGTCGAACGTCCGCCCGGCGATCGAAGTGCGCAGCCGCCGTGTCGGTGGCGCGACCTACCAGGTCCCCGTCGAAGTCCGCACCGAGCGCAGCCAGGCCCTGGCGATCCGCTGGCTGATCGCCTCGGCGCGCAAGCGTTCCGAGCACACCATGACCGAGCGCCTGTCGGGCGAGCTCATGGATGCCGTGAACAACCGCGGCACCGCCGTGAAGAAGCGCGAAGACACCCACCGCATGGCGGAGGCCAACAAGGCCTTCTCCCATTACCGCTGGTAA
- the tuf gene encoding elongation factor Tu — translation MAKESFKRTKPHCNIGTIGHVDHGKTSLTAAITKVLAESGGATFTAYDQIDKAPEERARGITISTAHVEYETKNRHYAHVDCPGHADYVKNMITGAAQMDGAILVVSAADGPMPQTREHILLARQVGVPSLVVFLNKCDMVDDPELLELVELEVRELLSSYQFPGDDIPVVKGSALCALNDSDKKLGHDAIIELMAAVDAYIPQPERPKDRPFLMPIEDVFSISGRGTVVTGRIERGIVKVGEEVEIVGLKDTKKTTVTGVEMFRKLLDQGEAGDNVGALLRGVGRDDVERGQVLAKPGSITPHTKFKAEAYILTKEEGGRHTPFFTNYRPQFYFRTTDVTGVVTLPEGVEMVMPGDNVAMEVELIAPIAMDEGLRFAIREGGRTVGAGVVASIVK, via the coding sequence ATGGCCAAGGAAAGTTTCAAGCGGACGAAGCCGCACTGCAACATCGGGACGATCGGACACGTCGACCATGGCAAGACGTCGCTGACGGCGGCGATCACCAAGGTTCTGGCGGAGTCTGGTGGTGCGACGTTCACGGCGTATGACCAGATCGACAAGGCGCCGGAAGAGCGGGCTCGTGGCATCACGATCTCGACGGCGCACGTCGAGTACGAGACCAAGAACCGGCACTATGCCCACGTCGACTGCCCCGGCCACGCCGACTATGTGAAGAACATGATCACGGGTGCGGCGCAGATGGACGGCGCGATCCTGGTGGTGTCGGCGGCCGACGGCCCGATGCCGCAGACGCGCGAGCACATCCTGCTGGCGCGCCAGGTCGGCGTGCCCTCGCTGGTGGTGTTCCTGAACAAGTGCGACATGGTCGACGACCCGGAACTGCTGGAACTGGTCGAGCTGGAAGTGCGCGAACTGCTCTCGTCCTACCAGTTCCCTGGCGACGACATCCCGGTGGTGAAGGGCTCGGCCCTGTGCGCCTTGAATGACTCGGACAAGAAGCTGGGCCATGACGCGATCATCGAGCTGATGGCGGCGGTGGATGCCTACATCCCGCAGCCCGAGCGTCCCAAGGACCGTCCGTTCCTGATGCCGATCGAAGACGTGTTCTCGATCTCGGGCCGCGGCACCGTGGTGACCGGCCGTATCGAGCGCGGCATCGTGAAGGTGGGCGAGGAAGTCGAGATCGTCGGCCTGAAGGACACCAAGAAGACGACGGTGACCGGCGTCGAGATGTTCCGCAAGCTGCTGGACCAGGGCGAGGCGGGCGACAACGTCGGTGCGCTGCTGCGCGGTGTCGGCCGTGACGACGTCGAGCGCGGCCAGGTCCTGGCCAAGCCGGGCTCGATCACGCCGCACACCAAGTTTAAGGCCGAGGCCTATATCCTGACGAAGGAAGAGGGCGGCCGTCATACGCCGTTCTTCACCAACTATCGTCCGCAGTTCTACTTCCGGACCACGGACGTGACCGGCGTCGTGACCCTGCCCGAGGGTGTCGAGATGGTCATGCCGGGCGACAACGTCGCCATGGAAGTCGAGCTGATCGCGCCGATCGCCATGGACGAAGGCCTGCGTTTCGCGATCCGCGAGGGCGGCCGTACCGTCGGCGCCGGCGTCGTCGCGTCCATCGTGAAGTAA
- the rpsL gene encoding 30S ribosomal protein S12 — protein MPTINQLLRHPRQKPAFRNKVPAITGNPQKRGVCTRVYTTTPKKPNSALRKVARVRLVNGFEVTSYIPGEGHNLQEHSVVLIRGGRVKDLPGVRYHVIRGVLDTQGVKNRKQRRSKYGAKRPK, from the coding sequence ATGCCTACTATCAACCAACTGCTACGCCATCCGCGGCAGAAACCAGCGTTCCGCAACAAGGTGCCGGCGATCACCGGCAACCCGCAGAAGCGTGGTGTTTGCACCCGCGTCTACACCACCACCCCGAAGAAGCCGAACTCGGCGCTTCGCAAGGTGGCGCGCGTGCGCCTGGTCAACGGCTTCGAAGTCACCTCGTACATTCCGGGCGAGGGGCACAACCTCCAAGAACACTCTGTGGTGCTGATCCGCGGCGGTCGCGTTAAGGACTTGCCGGGCGTTCGCTATCACGTCATCCGCGGCGTCCTCGATACCCAGGGCGTTAAGAATCGTAAGCAGCGCCGGTCGAAGTACGGCGCGAAGCGTCCGAAGTAA
- the rpsJ gene encoding 30S ribosomal protein S10, which produces MDSQNIRIRLKAFDHRVLDQSTSEIVNTAKRTGARVRGPIPLPTHIEKYTVLRGPHIDKKSREQFEIRTHKRLLDIVDPTPQTVDALMKLDLAAGVDVEIKL; this is translated from the coding sequence ATGGACAGCCAAAACATCCGCATCCGCCTCAAGGCGTTCGATCATCGCGTGCTCGACCAGTCGACGAGTGAGATCGTGAACACCGCAAAGCGGACCGGCGCGCGCGTTCGGGGTCCCATCCCCCTGCCGACGCACATTGAAAAGTACACGGTGTTGCGGGGTCCGCACATCGACAAGAAGAGCCGCGAGCAGTTCGAAATTCGGACTCACAAGCGTCTCCTCGACATCGTCGACCCGACGCCGCAGACCGTGGACGCGCTGATGAAGCTCGACCTCGCCGCGGGCGTCGACGTCGAGATCAAGCTCTGA